One Fuerstiella marisgermanici DNA window includes the following coding sequences:
- a CDS encoding ISAs1 family transposase, which produces MSTVELAVTQELTGNIVHYFDQLKDPRSNINRLHLLGDVIVIAICGVLANADGPSAIAEWARLNADGLQKHLALPHGIPKKDTYRRVLSLLKPNDFQACFVQWIESLEGLSDEQKEGYRKQIAIDGKALRRSHDKKNGLGALFIVSAWASDQGISLGQVATEEKSNEITAIPKLLNEINIDEAIITIDAAGCQKNIAQQIVSGNADYVLALKGNQPKLYEVVQKFFLDHLEDDFARCPVSRYEETEKGHGRQEQRIYYQATVPVDFDVGHKWAGLKTIGTAIRMYEQDGIHHSDVRYYISSLRRKGELFATTVRGHWAIENTLHWSLDMTYREDESRVRNRIFANNLSWLRRLTLSLIKKHPGKQSNVMKRRMAGWNIDYLMQILTGKTT; this is translated from the coding sequence ATGTCGACAGTTGAACTGGCGGTCACCCAGGAGCTGACAGGAAACATTGTTCATTACTTTGATCAATTGAAAGACCCGCGTTCCAACATCAATCGTCTGCATCTGCTTGGTGATGTGATTGTGATCGCCATTTGCGGAGTGCTGGCCAACGCCGACGGCCCCAGTGCGATTGCGGAATGGGCGCGACTGAATGCCGATGGCCTGCAGAAACACCTGGCACTTCCGCATGGCATTCCGAAAAAAGATACGTACCGGCGCGTCCTTTCTCTCCTGAAGCCGAACGACTTTCAAGCGTGCTTCGTGCAATGGATTGAATCGCTGGAAGGACTTTCCGACGAACAGAAAGAAGGCTACAGAAAACAGATTGCGATTGATGGCAAAGCACTCCGTCGATCACATGACAAAAAGAATGGGCTGGGTGCGTTGTTCATCGTGAGTGCGTGGGCTTCTGATCAGGGGATTTCTCTGGGACAGGTGGCGACGGAAGAGAAGTCGAACGAGATCACCGCGATCCCGAAATTACTGAACGAAATCAATATCGATGAGGCGATCATTACGATTGACGCAGCGGGTTGTCAAAAAAACATTGCGCAGCAGATCGTGTCTGGCAATGCAGACTATGTGTTAGCCCTGAAAGGCAACCAACCGAAACTCTATGAGGTCGTGCAGAAGTTTTTTCTCGATCACCTGGAGGATGACTTCGCTCGCTGTCCCGTCAGTCGCTATGAAGAAACAGAGAAGGGACACGGTCGGCAGGAACAGAGAATCTACTATCAGGCGACCGTGCCTGTCGATTTTGACGTGGGCCACAAATGGGCCGGACTCAAGACCATCGGAACGGCGATCCGAATGTACGAGCAGGACGGCATTCATCATTCTGACGTTCGCTACTACATCAGCAGTCTGCGTCGCAAAGGCGAGCTGTTCGCAACAACGGTTCGTGGTCACTGGGCCATAGAAAACACGCTGCACTGGAGTCTCGACATGACCTACCGCGAGGATGAGAGTCGAGTCCGAAACCGAATCTTCGCGAACAATTTGTCATGGCTCAGACGACTCACACTCAGCCTCATCAAGAAACATCCTGGCAAACAAAGCAACGTCATGAAAAGAAGAATGGCCGGATGGAACATTGACTATTTGATGCAAATCCTTACCGGCAAAACAACTTAG